In Spinacia oleracea cultivar Varoflay chromosome 5, BTI_SOV_V1, whole genome shotgun sequence, a single window of DNA contains:
- the LOC110775091 gene encoding disease resistance protein RGA2 isoform X4, whose amino-acid sequence MKLIQARLLDAERRGEGKMTKHLFMAFMLCSSSNPVIINKKIAREAKVVIGELEAIRSDMSTLNLRVLSFEERVINSMNGRETSSFISEEEVIGRDGDKTVIVQMLLDADHVEAASVSIIPIVGIGGLGKTTLAQLAYNDKDVQKHFELKGWACVSGISSVEELSRKILIAVSLVTDEDDYQQLNMDQLQSCLREVVDDKRYLLVLDDVWDEDRERWLVLRRLLFGGKRGSKIIVTSRSGVVAQNLGTVQPYELGGLLEDESWALFKSLAFKEGQQKRNPRVTTIGKEIVKKCANVPLAIRTIAGLLYSKDTEQEWECFKDSELRMIEQNDNSVMSTLKLSYDHLPSHLKQCFAYCSLFPKDYEIDKQCLIYLWMAQGFIRSSTGNETPEDIGHAYFMELLRRSFFQDVIRNEYDDVISCKMHSLMNDLARNMASDDCLLIERPNQQITNTDCIFHLSLNAGSAPLELFAAKTMRSLLVLSDSVLQKTDKMFSSMRCLRSLDLFNASCKSLPNSIEELKHLRYVRLGSSLESLPYGITKLKNLCTLDIKRCYKLKELPRGFNKLIKLRNLHNGERLIDMPSCFGELTSLRALDIFIVGESNGLDALARLNNLAGELKICYVKHRQKAVSEARAANLKDKKMTNLFVKWSSSYVEHDVYADVEEDVLKWLQPPPSVKRLKVWGWKGVQFPRWGMNEFPYLVYISIRSCHRCNHLPSFSRLPHLRFLRLCDLSVLEYIESGGDDNSIRSSSAEKYFPSLESLMLLDLPELKGWSRLEEHQNSLMQRLYFPCVSELWIEGCSKLMWVPVVPRLESLDANEIHGKLLKDLLSAEESALFTMKWLNIHSVQELVSLSINLFTGKALLISECQELIHLVAESPTFLHRLVIEECCRLTDISSALLHLSVLKELEIRHCEELDFGYNSIKSTAWHGLKSLCSLELWDIPKIEMLPEEVGSLTVLQRLKIVSLANLRALPEWIGNLSQLRVLEIRECPKIVVLPESFHRLTSLQELRISLCPELQRRCEFPDGENWPLIQHIPDISVV is encoded by the exons ATGAAGCTAATCCAAGCCCGACTTCTGGATGCAGAGAGACGAGGTGAAG GTAAGATGACCAAACACTTATTTATGGCTTTTATGCTGTGTTCATCTTCAAATCCTGTtataatcaataaaaaaattgCAAGAGAGGCGAAGGTTGTTATTGGGGAACTTGAGGCTATTAGATCAGATATGAGTACCCTTAACCTTAGGGTGCTTTCATTTGAGGAACGTGTGATTAATTCGATGAATGGGAGAGAAACATCTTCTTTCATTTCAGAGGAAGAGGTGATTGGTAGAGACGGGGACAAAACTGTGATTGTACAGATGCTTTTGGATGCTGACCATGTTGAAGCAGCAAGTGTGTCAATCATCCCAATTGTTGGGATTGGTGGTCTTGGGAAAACTACACTTGCCCAACTTGCTTACAACGACAAAGATGTTCAAAAACATTTTGAGCTAAAAGGCTGGGCATGTGTTTCTGGGATTTCTAGTGTAGAAGAGTTATCTAGGAAAATTCTTATAGCTGTTAGTCTTGTTACTGATGAAGATGATTATCAACAGCTCAATATGGATCAACTTCAATCATGCCTGCGGGAAGTTGTAGATGATAAAAGATACCTGCTTGTATTAGATGACGTGTGGGATGAAGACCGTGAGAGATGGCTTGTTTTGAGGCGGCTGTTGTTTGGAGGTAAACGAGGAAGTAAAATAATTGTGACCTCGAGGTCTGGAGTAGTTGCTCAAAACCTGGGCACAGTTCAACCCTATGAATTGGGAGGCTTGCTAGAGGATGAGTCATGGGCTTTGTTTAAAAGCCTAGCGTTTAAGGAGGGACAACAGAAGAGGAATCCAAGGGTTACAACCATCGGCAAAGAAATTGTTAAGAAGTGTGCCAATGTTCCGCTTGCTATTAGGACCATTGCTGGCCTTCTCTATTCTAAAGATACCGAGCAGGAATGGGAGTGTTTCAAGGATAGTGAGCTCAGAATGATAGAACAAAATGACAACAGTGTCATGTCAACATTGAAATTGAGCTACGACCACCTACCATCACACTTGAAGCAGTGCTTTGCTTATTGTTCGTTGTTTCCCAAGGATTATGAAATCGATAAGCAATGTCTGATTTACCTTTGGATGGCCCAAGGGTTTATTAGGTCATCAACTGGGAATGAAACCCCGGAGGATATTGGTCATGCATATTTCATGGAATTGCTTCGAAGATCTTTCTTTCAAGATGTTATACGAAATGAGTATGATGATGTAATCAGCTGCAAGATGCACAGTTTAATGAATGACTTGGCACGAAATATGGCATCAGATGATTGTCTTTTGATAGAAAGGCCAAATCAGCAGATTACTAATACTGACTGTATTTTCCACTTGAGTTTGAATGCTGGATCAGCTCCATTAGAGTTGTTTGCTGCCAAGACAATGCGATCTCTTCTTGTTTTGTCAGATTCCGTCTTACAAAAGACTGATAAAATGTTTTCAAGTATGAGGTGCTTACGCTCATTGGACTTGTTTAATGCGAGCTGTAAGAGCCTCCCGAACTCCATCGAGGAACTGAAGCACCTCAGGTATGTCAGACTTGGGTCAAGTTTAGAATCTCTCCCATATGGCATCACAAAGTTGAAGAACTTGTGTACTCTGGATATCAAGAGGTGTTACAAGCTTAAGGAATTGCCAAGAGGTTTTAATAAATTGATCAAGCTCCGAAATTTGCATAATGGAGAGAGATTGATTGATATGCCTTCTTGCTTTGGGGAATTAACATCTCTCCGGGCATTAGACATATTTATAGTGGGGGAAAGTAATGGTCTAGATGCACTAGCTAGATTGAATAATCTTGCCGGTGAGCTCAAAATCTGTTATGTAAAACATCGTCAGAAAGCGGTATCAGAAGCCAGAGCAGCAAATTTGAAGGATAAGAAGATGACAAACTTATTCGTAAAATGGTCATCATCATATGTAGAGCATGATGTTTATGCCGATGTGGAGGAAGATGTGTTAAAATGGCTGCAGCCTCCTCCATCTGTAAAACGTCTGAAAGTTTGGGGTTGGAAAGGAGTGCAGTTTCCACGATGGGGGATGAACGAGTTCCCTTACCTTGTTTATATATCTATTAGATCCTGCCATAGATGCAATCATCTCCCAAGCTTCAGTAGACTTCCTCATCTCAGATTTCTTCGTCTCTGTGACCTCAGTGTGTTGGAGTACATAGAGAGCGGTGGTGATGATAACAGTATAAGAAGTTCTTCTGCAGAGAAATACTTTCCATCCTTAGAATCTTTGATGTTGTTAGATTTGCCTGAGTTAAAGGGATGGTCAAGATTGGAGGAACATCAGAATTCTCTGATGCAGAGGTTATATTTCCCTTGTGTTTCTGAACTCTGGATAGAAGGTTGCTCGAAACTGATGTGGGTCCCTGTGGTACCAAGGCTTGAGTCCCTGGATGCCAATGAAATCCATGGGAAGCTACTGAAAGATCTTCTTTCTGCAGAGGAATCAGCTCTTTTCACAATGAAGTGGCTTAATATACACTCGGTGCAGGAACTAGTTTCACTCTCGATCAATCTTTTCACTGGAAAAGCCCTATTAATTTCTGAATGCCAAGAACTGATCCATTTGGTTGCCGAATCTCCAACCTTTCTCCATCGACTTGTAATTGAAGAATGTTGCAGATTGACAGACATTTCGAGTGCACTACTGCATCTTTCTGTTCTCAAGGAACTGGAAATTCGGCATTGTGAAGAGTTGGACTTTGGATACAATAGTATCAAATCAACAGCTTGGCACGGTCTCAAGAGCCTGTGTTCCTTAGAATTGTGGGACATCCCGAAAATAGAGATGCTCCCTGAGGAAGTTGGTAGTCTGACAGTACTTCAGAGGCTAAAAATCGTCAGTCTCGCCAACTTAAGAGCCCTACCAGAGTGGATAGGGAACCTCAGTCAGCTTCGTGTTCTTGAAATCCGTGAATGTCCTAAGATAGTTGTACTTCCAGAGTCTTTCCATCGCCTCACTTCGTTACAGGAACTTCGGATCTCTCTGTGTCCTGAACTTCAGAGAAGATGTGAGTTCCCGGATGGCGAAAACTGGCCACTTATTCAACACATCCCTGATATTTCTGTGGTGTAA
- the LOC110775091 gene encoding disease resistance protein RGA2 isoform X3 — protein sequence MKLIQARLLDAERRGEGENEALVKQWLNRLKIIIYRLEDLFEEVAMADKENERIPAGKMTKHLFMAFMLCSSSNPVIINKKIAREAKVVIGELEAIRSDMSTLNLRVLSFEERVINSMNGRETSSFISEEEVIGRDGDKTVIVQMLLDADHVEAASVSIIPIVGIGGLGKTTLAQLAYNDKDVQKHFELKGWACVSGISSVEELSRKILIAVSLVTDEDDYQQLNMDQLQSCLREVVDDKRYLLVLDDVWDEDRERWLVLRRLLFGGKRGSKIIVTSRSGVVAQNLGTVQPYELGGLLEDESWALFKSLAFKEGQQKRNPRVTTIGKEIVKKCANVPLAIRTIAGLLYSKDTEQEWECFKDSELRMIEQNDNSVMSTLKLSYDHLPSHLKQCFAYCSLFPKDYEIDKQCLIYLWMAQGFIRSSTGNETPEDIGHAYFMELLRRSFFQDVIRNEYDDVISCKMHSLMNDLARNMASDDCLLIERPNQQITNTDCIFHLSLNAGSAPLELFAAKTMRSLLVLSDSVLQKTDKMFSSMRCLRSLDLFNASCKSLPNSIEELKHLRYVRLGSSLESLPYGITKLKNLCTLDIKRCYKLKELPRGFNKLIKLRNLHNGERLIDMPSCFGELTSLRALDIFIVGESNGLDALARLNNLAGELKICYVKHRQKAVSEARAANLKDKKMTNLFVKWSSSYVEHDVYADVEEDVLKWLQPPPSVKRLKVWGWKGVQFPRWGMNEFPYLVYISIRSCHRCNHLPSFSRLPHLRFLRLCDLSVLEYIESGGDDNSIRSSSAEKYFPSLESLMLLDLPELKGWSRLEEHQNSLMQRLYFPCVSELWIEGCSKLMWVPVVPRLESLDANEIHGKLLKDLLSAEESALFTMKWLNIHSVQELVSLSINLFTGKALLISECQELIHLVAESPTFLHRLVIEECCRLTDISSALLHLSVLKELEIRHCEELDFGYNSIKSTAWHGLKSLCSLELWDIPKIEMLPEEVGSLTVLQRLKIVSLANLRALPEWIGNLSQLRVLEIRECPKIVVLPESFHRLTSLQELRISLCPELQRRCEFPDGENWPLIQHIPDISVV from the coding sequence ATGAAGCTAATCCAAGCCCGACTTCTGGATGCAGAGAGACGAGGTGAAGGTGAGAATGAAGCTCTGGTCAAACAGTGGCTTAATAgattgaaaattataatttaccGATTGGAGGACTTGTTCGAAGAGGTTGCTATGGCTGATAAAGAGAATGAACGCATTCCTGCAGGTAAGATGACCAAACACTTATTTATGGCTTTTATGCTGTGTTCATCTTCAAATCCTGTtataatcaataaaaaaattgCAAGAGAGGCGAAGGTTGTTATTGGGGAACTTGAGGCTATTAGATCAGATATGAGTACCCTTAACCTTAGGGTGCTTTCATTTGAGGAACGTGTGATTAATTCGATGAATGGGAGAGAAACATCTTCTTTCATTTCAGAGGAAGAGGTGATTGGTAGAGACGGGGACAAAACTGTGATTGTACAGATGCTTTTGGATGCTGACCATGTTGAAGCAGCAAGTGTGTCAATCATCCCAATTGTTGGGATTGGTGGTCTTGGGAAAACTACACTTGCCCAACTTGCTTACAACGACAAAGATGTTCAAAAACATTTTGAGCTAAAAGGCTGGGCATGTGTTTCTGGGATTTCTAGTGTAGAAGAGTTATCTAGGAAAATTCTTATAGCTGTTAGTCTTGTTACTGATGAAGATGATTATCAACAGCTCAATATGGATCAACTTCAATCATGCCTGCGGGAAGTTGTAGATGATAAAAGATACCTGCTTGTATTAGATGACGTGTGGGATGAAGACCGTGAGAGATGGCTTGTTTTGAGGCGGCTGTTGTTTGGAGGTAAACGAGGAAGTAAAATAATTGTGACCTCGAGGTCTGGAGTAGTTGCTCAAAACCTGGGCACAGTTCAACCCTATGAATTGGGAGGCTTGCTAGAGGATGAGTCATGGGCTTTGTTTAAAAGCCTAGCGTTTAAGGAGGGACAACAGAAGAGGAATCCAAGGGTTACAACCATCGGCAAAGAAATTGTTAAGAAGTGTGCCAATGTTCCGCTTGCTATTAGGACCATTGCTGGCCTTCTCTATTCTAAAGATACCGAGCAGGAATGGGAGTGTTTCAAGGATAGTGAGCTCAGAATGATAGAACAAAATGACAACAGTGTCATGTCAACATTGAAATTGAGCTACGACCACCTACCATCACACTTGAAGCAGTGCTTTGCTTATTGTTCGTTGTTTCCCAAGGATTATGAAATCGATAAGCAATGTCTGATTTACCTTTGGATGGCCCAAGGGTTTATTAGGTCATCAACTGGGAATGAAACCCCGGAGGATATTGGTCATGCATATTTCATGGAATTGCTTCGAAGATCTTTCTTTCAAGATGTTATACGAAATGAGTATGATGATGTAATCAGCTGCAAGATGCACAGTTTAATGAATGACTTGGCACGAAATATGGCATCAGATGATTGTCTTTTGATAGAAAGGCCAAATCAGCAGATTACTAATACTGACTGTATTTTCCACTTGAGTTTGAATGCTGGATCAGCTCCATTAGAGTTGTTTGCTGCCAAGACAATGCGATCTCTTCTTGTTTTGTCAGATTCCGTCTTACAAAAGACTGATAAAATGTTTTCAAGTATGAGGTGCTTACGCTCATTGGACTTGTTTAATGCGAGCTGTAAGAGCCTCCCGAACTCCATCGAGGAACTGAAGCACCTCAGGTATGTCAGACTTGGGTCAAGTTTAGAATCTCTCCCATATGGCATCACAAAGTTGAAGAACTTGTGTACTCTGGATATCAAGAGGTGTTACAAGCTTAAGGAATTGCCAAGAGGTTTTAATAAATTGATCAAGCTCCGAAATTTGCATAATGGAGAGAGATTGATTGATATGCCTTCTTGCTTTGGGGAATTAACATCTCTCCGGGCATTAGACATATTTATAGTGGGGGAAAGTAATGGTCTAGATGCACTAGCTAGATTGAATAATCTTGCCGGTGAGCTCAAAATCTGTTATGTAAAACATCGTCAGAAAGCGGTATCAGAAGCCAGAGCAGCAAATTTGAAGGATAAGAAGATGACAAACTTATTCGTAAAATGGTCATCATCATATGTAGAGCATGATGTTTATGCCGATGTGGAGGAAGATGTGTTAAAATGGCTGCAGCCTCCTCCATCTGTAAAACGTCTGAAAGTTTGGGGTTGGAAAGGAGTGCAGTTTCCACGATGGGGGATGAACGAGTTCCCTTACCTTGTTTATATATCTATTAGATCCTGCCATAGATGCAATCATCTCCCAAGCTTCAGTAGACTTCCTCATCTCAGATTTCTTCGTCTCTGTGACCTCAGTGTGTTGGAGTACATAGAGAGCGGTGGTGATGATAACAGTATAAGAAGTTCTTCTGCAGAGAAATACTTTCCATCCTTAGAATCTTTGATGTTGTTAGATTTGCCTGAGTTAAAGGGATGGTCAAGATTGGAGGAACATCAGAATTCTCTGATGCAGAGGTTATATTTCCCTTGTGTTTCTGAACTCTGGATAGAAGGTTGCTCGAAACTGATGTGGGTCCCTGTGGTACCAAGGCTTGAGTCCCTGGATGCCAATGAAATCCATGGGAAGCTACTGAAAGATCTTCTTTCTGCAGAGGAATCAGCTCTTTTCACAATGAAGTGGCTTAATATACACTCGGTGCAGGAACTAGTTTCACTCTCGATCAATCTTTTCACTGGAAAAGCCCTATTAATTTCTGAATGCCAAGAACTGATCCATTTGGTTGCCGAATCTCCAACCTTTCTCCATCGACTTGTAATTGAAGAATGTTGCAGATTGACAGACATTTCGAGTGCACTACTGCATCTTTCTGTTCTCAAGGAACTGGAAATTCGGCATTGTGAAGAGTTGGACTTTGGATACAATAGTATCAAATCAACAGCTTGGCACGGTCTCAAGAGCCTGTGTTCCTTAGAATTGTGGGACATCCCGAAAATAGAGATGCTCCCTGAGGAAGTTGGTAGTCTGACAGTACTTCAGAGGCTAAAAATCGTCAGTCTCGCCAACTTAAGAGCCCTACCAGAGTGGATAGGGAACCTCAGTCAGCTTCGTGTTCTTGAAATCCGTGAATGTCCTAAGATAGTTGTACTTCCAGAGTCTTTCCATCGCCTCACTTCGTTACAGGAACTTCGGATCTCTCTGTGTCCTGAACTTCAGAGAAGATGTGAGTTCCCGGATGGCGAAAACTGGCCACTTATTCAACACATCCCTGATATTTCTGTGGTGTAA
- the LOC110775091 gene encoding disease resistance protein RGA2 isoform X1 — translation MAESIISGVVVKLLEYMSHSTVNALTPYLGGRRKLKELNRTMKLIQARLLDAERRGEGENEALVKQWLNRLKIIIYRLEDLFEEVAMADKENERIPAGKMTKHLFMAFMLCSSSNPVIINKKIAREAKVVIGELEAIRSDMSTLNLRVLSFEERVINSMNGRETSSFISEEEVIGRDGDKTVIVQMLLDADHVEAASVSIIPIVGIGGLGKTTLAQLAYNDKDVQKHFELKGWACVSGISSVEELSRKILIAVSLVTDEDDYQQLNMDQLQSCLREVVDDKRYLLVLDDVWDEDRERWLVLRRLLFGGKRGSKIIVTSRSGVVAQNLGTVQPYELGGLLEDESWALFKSLAFKEGQQKRNPRVTTIGKEIVKKCANVPLAIRTIAGLLYSKDTEQEWECFKDSELRMIEQNDNSVMSTLKLSYDHLPSHLKQCFAYCSLFPKDYEIDKQCLIYLWMAQGFIRSSTGNETPEDIGHAYFMELLRRSFFQDVIRNEYDDVISCKMHSLMNDLARNMASDDCLLIERPNQQITNTDCIFHLSLNAGSAPLELFAAKTMRSLLVLSDSVLQKTDKMFSSMRCLRSLDLFNASCKSLPNSIEELKHLRYVRLGSSLESLPYGITKLKNLCTLDIKRCYKLKELPRGFNKLIKLRNLHNGERLIDMPSCFGELTSLRALDIFIVGESNGLDALARLNNLAGELKICYVKHRQKAVSEARAANLKDKKMTNLFVKWSSSYVEHDVYADVEEDVLKWLQPPPSVKRLKVWGWKGVQFPRWGMNEFPYLVYISIRSCHRCNHLPSFSRLPHLRFLRLCDLSVLEYIESGGDDNSIRSSSAEKYFPSLESLMLLDLPELKGWSRLEEHQNSLMQRLYFPCVSELWIEGCSKLMWVPVVPRLESLDANEIHGKLLKDLLSAEESALFTMKWLNIHSVQELVSLSINLFTGKALLISECQELIHLVAESPTFLHRLVIEECCRLTDISSALLHLSVLKELEIRHCEELDFGYNSIKSTAWHGLKSLCSLELWDIPKIEMLPEEVGSLTVLQRLKIVSLANLRALPEWIGNLSQLRVLEIRECPKIVVLPESFHRLTSLQELRISLCPELQRRCEFPDGENWPLIQHIPDISVV, via the coding sequence ATGGCAGAATCCATTATATCTGGTGTTGTCGTGAAACTTTTGGAGTATATGAGTCATTCAACTGTTAATGCTCTCACCCCTTATTTAGGTGGAAGACGTAAACTGAAAGAGCTTAACAGGACAATGAAGCTAATCCAAGCCCGACTTCTGGATGCAGAGAGACGAGGTGAAGGTGAGAATGAAGCTCTGGTCAAACAGTGGCTTAATAgattgaaaattataatttaccGATTGGAGGACTTGTTCGAAGAGGTTGCTATGGCTGATAAAGAGAATGAACGCATTCCTGCAGGTAAGATGACCAAACACTTATTTATGGCTTTTATGCTGTGTTCATCTTCAAATCCTGTtataatcaataaaaaaattgCAAGAGAGGCGAAGGTTGTTATTGGGGAACTTGAGGCTATTAGATCAGATATGAGTACCCTTAACCTTAGGGTGCTTTCATTTGAGGAACGTGTGATTAATTCGATGAATGGGAGAGAAACATCTTCTTTCATTTCAGAGGAAGAGGTGATTGGTAGAGACGGGGACAAAACTGTGATTGTACAGATGCTTTTGGATGCTGACCATGTTGAAGCAGCAAGTGTGTCAATCATCCCAATTGTTGGGATTGGTGGTCTTGGGAAAACTACACTTGCCCAACTTGCTTACAACGACAAAGATGTTCAAAAACATTTTGAGCTAAAAGGCTGGGCATGTGTTTCTGGGATTTCTAGTGTAGAAGAGTTATCTAGGAAAATTCTTATAGCTGTTAGTCTTGTTACTGATGAAGATGATTATCAACAGCTCAATATGGATCAACTTCAATCATGCCTGCGGGAAGTTGTAGATGATAAAAGATACCTGCTTGTATTAGATGACGTGTGGGATGAAGACCGTGAGAGATGGCTTGTTTTGAGGCGGCTGTTGTTTGGAGGTAAACGAGGAAGTAAAATAATTGTGACCTCGAGGTCTGGAGTAGTTGCTCAAAACCTGGGCACAGTTCAACCCTATGAATTGGGAGGCTTGCTAGAGGATGAGTCATGGGCTTTGTTTAAAAGCCTAGCGTTTAAGGAGGGACAACAGAAGAGGAATCCAAGGGTTACAACCATCGGCAAAGAAATTGTTAAGAAGTGTGCCAATGTTCCGCTTGCTATTAGGACCATTGCTGGCCTTCTCTATTCTAAAGATACCGAGCAGGAATGGGAGTGTTTCAAGGATAGTGAGCTCAGAATGATAGAACAAAATGACAACAGTGTCATGTCAACATTGAAATTGAGCTACGACCACCTACCATCACACTTGAAGCAGTGCTTTGCTTATTGTTCGTTGTTTCCCAAGGATTATGAAATCGATAAGCAATGTCTGATTTACCTTTGGATGGCCCAAGGGTTTATTAGGTCATCAACTGGGAATGAAACCCCGGAGGATATTGGTCATGCATATTTCATGGAATTGCTTCGAAGATCTTTCTTTCAAGATGTTATACGAAATGAGTATGATGATGTAATCAGCTGCAAGATGCACAGTTTAATGAATGACTTGGCACGAAATATGGCATCAGATGATTGTCTTTTGATAGAAAGGCCAAATCAGCAGATTACTAATACTGACTGTATTTTCCACTTGAGTTTGAATGCTGGATCAGCTCCATTAGAGTTGTTTGCTGCCAAGACAATGCGATCTCTTCTTGTTTTGTCAGATTCCGTCTTACAAAAGACTGATAAAATGTTTTCAAGTATGAGGTGCTTACGCTCATTGGACTTGTTTAATGCGAGCTGTAAGAGCCTCCCGAACTCCATCGAGGAACTGAAGCACCTCAGGTATGTCAGACTTGGGTCAAGTTTAGAATCTCTCCCATATGGCATCACAAAGTTGAAGAACTTGTGTACTCTGGATATCAAGAGGTGTTACAAGCTTAAGGAATTGCCAAGAGGTTTTAATAAATTGATCAAGCTCCGAAATTTGCATAATGGAGAGAGATTGATTGATATGCCTTCTTGCTTTGGGGAATTAACATCTCTCCGGGCATTAGACATATTTATAGTGGGGGAAAGTAATGGTCTAGATGCACTAGCTAGATTGAATAATCTTGCCGGTGAGCTCAAAATCTGTTATGTAAAACATCGTCAGAAAGCGGTATCAGAAGCCAGAGCAGCAAATTTGAAGGATAAGAAGATGACAAACTTATTCGTAAAATGGTCATCATCATATGTAGAGCATGATGTTTATGCCGATGTGGAGGAAGATGTGTTAAAATGGCTGCAGCCTCCTCCATCTGTAAAACGTCTGAAAGTTTGGGGTTGGAAAGGAGTGCAGTTTCCACGATGGGGGATGAACGAGTTCCCTTACCTTGTTTATATATCTATTAGATCCTGCCATAGATGCAATCATCTCCCAAGCTTCAGTAGACTTCCTCATCTCAGATTTCTTCGTCTCTGTGACCTCAGTGTGTTGGAGTACATAGAGAGCGGTGGTGATGATAACAGTATAAGAAGTTCTTCTGCAGAGAAATACTTTCCATCCTTAGAATCTTTGATGTTGTTAGATTTGCCTGAGTTAAAGGGATGGTCAAGATTGGAGGAACATCAGAATTCTCTGATGCAGAGGTTATATTTCCCTTGTGTTTCTGAACTCTGGATAGAAGGTTGCTCGAAACTGATGTGGGTCCCTGTGGTACCAAGGCTTGAGTCCCTGGATGCCAATGAAATCCATGGGAAGCTACTGAAAGATCTTCTTTCTGCAGAGGAATCAGCTCTTTTCACAATGAAGTGGCTTAATATACACTCGGTGCAGGAACTAGTTTCACTCTCGATCAATCTTTTCACTGGAAAAGCCCTATTAATTTCTGAATGCCAAGAACTGATCCATTTGGTTGCCGAATCTCCAACCTTTCTCCATCGACTTGTAATTGAAGAATGTTGCAGATTGACAGACATTTCGAGTGCACTACTGCATCTTTCTGTTCTCAAGGAACTGGAAATTCGGCATTGTGAAGAGTTGGACTTTGGATACAATAGTATCAAATCAACAGCTTGGCACGGTCTCAAGAGCCTGTGTTCCTTAGAATTGTGGGACATCCCGAAAATAGAGATGCTCCCTGAGGAAGTTGGTAGTCTGACAGTACTTCAGAGGCTAAAAATCGTCAGTCTCGCCAACTTAAGAGCCCTACCAGAGTGGATAGGGAACCTCAGTCAGCTTCGTGTTCTTGAAATCCGTGAATGTCCTAAGATAGTTGTACTTCCAGAGTCTTTCCATCGCCTCACTTCGTTACAGGAACTTCGGATCTCTCTGTGTCCTGAACTTCAGAGAAGATGTGAGTTCCCGGATGGCGAAAACTGGCCACTTATTCAACACATCCCTGATATTTCTGTGGTGTAA